A region from the uncultured Macellibacteroides sp. genome encodes:
- a CDS encoding DNA polymerase III subunit delta gives MFFKDIIGQEEIKQRLIRSARTGVVPHAQLFSEQEGSGAFPLALAYARYLNCANPSETDSCGKCPSCLKYNELAHPDLYFVFPMVKKDKKKEVCDDYLPEWRALVKDRPYFGLNNWLNVMDAGNSQAIIYSGESDEIIRKLSLRIYEATYRVLLLWLPEKMHPTCANKLLKLIEEPPVNTVFLLVSEAPDKIIGTIQSRSQRIHVRPIQHEAMAGTLVQRFGLTADDAGYVSHIAGGNFLKAMEVISLGDENKFYLNQFIGMMRNSWSRNVKGMKVMADEMAGIGRERQKNFFGYCQHLIRENFIYRFQSPELNYMNPEESSFSVKFSPFVNERNVFELMEELAKAEKHIAQNVNAKMVFFDLSLRLTVLLKR, from the coding sequence ATGTTTTTCAAAGATATCATCGGACAAGAAGAGATTAAGCAGCGACTCATCCGTTCAGCGCGCACCGGCGTGGTTCCTCACGCCCAACTGTTCAGCGAACAGGAGGGTTCGGGTGCTTTTCCGCTGGCGTTGGCTTATGCCAGATACTTAAATTGTGCCAATCCTTCCGAAACTGATTCTTGTGGGAAATGTCCATCGTGCCTTAAGTACAATGAACTGGCTCACCCCGATCTGTATTTCGTTTTTCCGATGGTAAAGAAAGATAAAAAGAAAGAAGTCTGCGACGACTATTTACCTGAGTGGCGCGCGCTCGTCAAAGATCGTCCTTACTTTGGGTTAAACAACTGGCTGAATGTGATGGATGCCGGGAATTCGCAAGCAATCATCTATTCGGGCGAGAGTGATGAAATTATTCGCAAGCTCAGTCTCCGCATATACGAGGCAACGTATAGGGTATTGCTCTTGTGGTTGCCCGAGAAAATGCATCCCACCTGCGCGAACAAATTATTAAAACTGATTGAAGAGCCGCCGGTAAATACAGTGTTTTTACTGGTATCGGAAGCTCCTGATAAAATAATAGGAACAATCCAGTCCAGATCGCAGCGTATTCATGTGCGCCCGATTCAGCATGAAGCAATGGCCGGCACATTGGTACAGCGTTTCGGTTTGACTGCCGACGATGCCGGTTACGTATCTCATATAGCCGGAGGTAACTTTCTTAAAGCGATGGAAGTGATTAGCCTTGGCGATGAAAATAAATTTTACCTGAATCAATTTATCGGTATGATGCGTAATTCGTGGAGCCGTAATGTAAAGGGAATGAAAGTCATGGCCGACGAAATGGCTGGTATCGGCCGCGAGAGACAAAAAAACTTTTTTGGATATTGCCAGCATCTGATCCGCGAAAATTTCATATACCGTTTTCAAAGCCCTGAACTTAATTATATGAATCCGGAAGAATCATCCTTTTCAGTTAAATTCTCTCCTTTTGTAAACGAGCGGAATGTATTCGAATTAATGGAAGAGCTGGCAAAAGCAGAAAAACACATTGCTCAGAATGTAAACGCCAAAATGGTGTTTTTTGACTTGTCATTGCGTCTTACTGTTCTTCTCAAACGTTAA
- a CDS encoding branched-chain amino acid aminotransferase, with translation MTRCMENIDWSDLSFGYMKTDYNVRCYYRDGKWGELEVSSSEIINIHMAATCLHYGQESFEGLKVFKGKDGKARVFRMDENAKRMQSSCRGIMMPELPVDKFEEAVRKAVKLNERFIPPYESGASLYVRPLLIGLGAQVGVKPALEYLFIIFVTPVGPYFKDGFKPTPVVILRGYDRAAPLGTGTYKVGGNYAASLAAGEKAHELGYSAVLYLDAKEKKYVDECGPANFFGIKDNKYITPKSTSILPSITNKSLMQLAEEMGMTVERRQIPEEELATFEEAAECGTAAVVTPIERIDDIDENKSYVFSKDGKPGPVCEKLYHKLRAIQYGDDEDIHGWVTILS, from the coding sequence ATAACAAGGTGTATGGAAAATATTGATTGGTCTGATCTGTCATTTGGATATATGAAGACAGACTACAACGTAAGGTGTTACTACCGAGACGGAAAATGGGGAGAATTAGAAGTAAGCTCTTCCGAAATTATTAACATTCATATGGCAGCTACCTGTTTGCATTATGGTCAGGAATCATTTGAAGGTCTCAAGGTCTTTAAAGGTAAAGATGGTAAGGCCCGTGTTTTCCGTATGGACGAAAATGCCAAACGGATGCAGTCTTCATGCAGAGGTATCATGATGCCCGAACTTCCTGTTGATAAATTTGAAGAAGCAGTTCGTAAAGCAGTAAAATTAAATGAACGTTTTATTCCTCCTTATGAAAGCGGAGCTTCTTTATATGTACGGCCCTTATTAATTGGATTAGGCGCTCAGGTTGGTGTTAAACCCGCATTAGAATATTTGTTCATTATTTTCGTTACTCCGGTTGGCCCTTATTTTAAAGATGGATTTAAACCGACTCCGGTTGTAATTCTTCGTGGATACGACAGAGCAGCTCCTCTGGGAACAGGGACCTATAAAGTAGGTGGAAACTATGCGGCAAGTCTGGCTGCAGGAGAAAAAGCACATGAATTGGGTTACTCGGCGGTCCTTTACCTCGATGCCAAAGAAAAGAAATATGTAGACGAATGTGGTCCTGCCAACTTCTTCGGTATCAAGGATAATAAGTACATTACACCAAAATCCACTTCAATTTTGCCATCCATAACAAACAAGAGTTTGATGCAGCTTGCTGAAGAGATGGGTATGACTGTAGAGCGCAGACAGATTCCGGAAGAAGAACTGGCGACATTTGAAGAAGCTGCAGAGTGTGGAACAGCTGCTGTTGTTACACCTATCGAGCGTATCGACGACATCGACGAGAATAAATCCTATGTTTTCTCGAAAGATGGAAAACCCGGACCTGTTTGTGAGAAACTTTACCATAAGCTTCGTGCAATACAGTATGGCGACGATGAGGATATACACGGTTGGGTAACTATTCTTTCTTAA
- a CDS encoding AAA family ATPase, translated as MEAFFKTHNYLIEHLQSPVRRGLMDEINWNDRLIGIKGSRGVGKTTFLLQYAREFYGTDTKECLYINLNHFYFTERTLVDFASEFRAKGGKVLLIDQVFKYPGWSKELRFCYDNFPDLKIVFSGSSVMRLKEENPDLSGKVVSYNLRGFSFREYLNLMTGASFPAYTFDDILDHHEEIARLICDEVRPLAFFPDYLHHGFYPFFLEKRNFSENLLKTMNMMLEVDVLYIKQIEQSYLPKLRKLLYLLAISAPCTPNVSQLSKEIQTSRATIMNYIKYLTDARLVNMMYRVGEEFPKKPARIYMYNSNLMYPIRPMVVNQQAVRETFFFNQMQKDNRLNEGVKNAHFLVNLKHNFRIEESLKGKNNPDMFYAVEKAEVGGENLIPLWLFGFLY; from the coding sequence GTGGAAGCATTTTTTAAGACACATAATTATCTTATAGAACATTTACAGTCGCCGGTGCGACGAGGGTTAATGGATGAAATTAACTGGAACGACCGGCTGATTGGTATTAAAGGTTCCCGGGGGGTTGGAAAAACAACTTTCCTGTTGCAATATGCCCGTGAGTTTTATGGTACGGATACAAAAGAGTGTCTGTATATAAACTTGAACCATTTCTATTTTACTGAACGGACATTAGTAGATTTTGCATCCGAATTCAGAGCAAAAGGCGGGAAAGTACTGTTGATTGACCAGGTATTCAAGTATCCGGGATGGTCCAAAGAGCTGCGATTCTGTTATGATAATTTTCCGGATCTGAAGATAGTTTTTTCCGGTTCGTCTGTAATGCGGTTGAAAGAAGAAAATCCCGATTTGTCTGGAAAAGTAGTTTCATATAATTTGCGAGGCTTTTCCTTTCGTGAATACCTGAATCTGATGACGGGCGCATCATTCCCGGCTTATACATTTGATGATATTCTTGACCATCACGAAGAGATTGCCCGGCTAATCTGTGATGAAGTAAGACCCTTGGCTTTTTTCCCTGATTATTTACATCATGGTTTTTACCCGTTTTTTCTTGAGAAGCGAAACTTCTCTGAAAATCTGCTGAAAACGATGAATATGATGTTGGAAGTAGACGTTCTTTACATTAAACAGATTGAGCAAAGTTATCTGCCCAAATTGAGGAAACTTCTATATCTTCTGGCAATATCGGCCCCATGTACTCCTAATGTGAGTCAGCTTAGTAAGGAAATACAGACATCAAGGGCTACGATAATGAACTATATCAAATATCTGACGGATGCCCGTCTAGTGAATATGATGTACCGGGTAGGAGAGGAGTTTCCTAAGAAACCGGCAAGAATATATATGTATAACTCAAACCTGATGTACCCGATTCGTCCTATGGTTGTTAACCAGCAGGCGGTGAGGGAAACATTCTTTTTTAACCAGATGCAAAAAGACAACCGGTTAAATGAAGGAGTTAAGAACGCGCACTTTTTAGTGAATCTGAAACATAATTTCCGGATTGAAGAGAGCCTGAAAGGTAAAAACAATCCTGATATGTTTTATGCTGTGGAAAAAGCCGAAGTGGGAGGCGAAAACCTTATTCCTCTTTGGTTGTTTGGCTTTTTATATTAA
- the metF gene encoding methylenetetrahydrofolate reductase [NAD(P)H]: MKVIDLIHTSKRTAFSFEILPPIKGNSIQKVYNVIDRLREFDPKYINITSHHSEYIYKTLPDGKIEKVNIRKRPGSVAIASAIQNKYNITAVPHIICKGFTKEETEYALIDLNFLGVYDLLLLRGDVKTIEAGDANSNLYHEHATDLQDQVNNFNKGIAVDGSTFEANETSFSYGMACYPEKHEEAPNMDSDIFYLKQKVANGADYLVTQMFFDNQKYYDFVDRCRAEGITVPIIPGIKPVVFKSQLTVLPKIFRSDIPEPFASELRKCQTDEEVKEVGIDWCTSQCKDLIAHGVPSLHFYTMMATESVYKVAKQIY, translated from the coding sequence ATGAAAGTAATCGACCTTATACATACCAGTAAGCGCACAGCTTTCTCTTTCGAGATTTTGCCTCCTATAAAAGGGAACAGCATTCAGAAGGTGTATAACGTAATCGACAGACTAAGAGAGTTTGATCCTAAGTATATTAACATAACCTCCCACCACAGCGAATACATTTACAAAACGCTTCCCGATGGAAAAATCGAGAAAGTAAACATCCGCAAACGTCCGGGATCGGTTGCTATTGCTTCTGCAATACAGAACAAGTACAACATTACTGCCGTACCTCATATCATATGTAAAGGATTTACCAAAGAGGAAACGGAATATGCACTTATCGATCTTAATTTCCTCGGCGTTTATGATTTGTTATTGCTTAGAGGCGACGTTAAAACGATTGAAGCAGGCGACGCTAACAGTAACCTGTATCACGAACATGCTACTGATCTTCAGGATCAGGTAAACAATTTCAATAAAGGAATCGCAGTGGACGGAAGTACCTTTGAAGCGAACGAAACGTCTTTCTCATACGGGATGGCCTGCTATCCTGAGAAACACGAAGAAGCGCCCAATATGGACTCGGATATTTTTTATCTGAAGCAGAAAGTTGCCAACGGAGCCGACTATCTGGTAACTCAGATGTTCTTCGATAATCAGAAATACTACGATTTTGTAGACCGCTGTCGTGCCGAAGGCATCACTGTGCCAATTATTCCGGGAATTAAACCCGTTGTATTTAAAAGCCAGCTTACTGTATTGCCCAAAATATTCCGTTCTGATATTCCCGAGCCTTTTGCTTCGGAACTCAGGAAATGCCAAACTGATGAAGAGGTAAAAGAAGTGGGTATCGATTGGTGTACCAGTCAATGTAAGGATCTTATCGCTCATGGAGTTCCCAGCCTTCATTTTTATACAATGATGGCAACGGAAAGTGTTTACAAAGTAGCCAAACAAATCTACTAA